In Micromonospora purpureochromogenes, a single window of DNA contains:
- a CDS encoding RNA polymerase-binding protein RbpA, translated as MPSGNVIRGSRIGSAPERPAERYEPAPRRAVTYWCRNGHGTEIRMAVDAEAPPLWDCPRCGLPAGRDAENPPGRARPEPYKTHLAYVKERRSEEEGAAILAEALAALRRRRGRE; from the coding sequence GTGCCCAGTGGCAACGTCATCCGTGGCTCACGGATCGGGTCTGCCCCCGAACGCCCCGCCGAGCGCTACGAGCCCGCACCCCGCCGGGCGGTGACCTACTGGTGCCGCAACGGGCACGGCACCGAGATCAGGATGGCGGTGGACGCCGAGGCGCCCCCGCTGTGGGACTGCCCCCGCTGCGGGCTGCCCGCCGGCCGGGACGCGGAGAACCCGCCCGGGCGGGCCCGTCCCGAGCCCTACAAGACCCACCTGGCGTACGTGAAGGAGCGGCGCAGTGAGGAGGAGGGGGCGGCCATCCTGGCCGAGGCCCTCGCCGCGCTGCGCCGCCGTCGCGGCCGGGAGTGA
- the pgl gene encoding 6-phosphogluconolactonase, whose translation MSEASVAVHADADLLAQAVAARLVVKLLDAQADRGQASVVLTGGRIAAAVYRAVGALPARDAVDWSRVDVWWGDERFLPAGDPERNETQARAALLDSVPLDPARVHPMPASDGPLGADPEAGAAAYAEELARAARPGHAALPHFDVLMLGVGEDGHVASVFPEHPVHYDNRPVSAVRGSPKPPPLRTTLTLPAINTAEEVWLVASGADKARAVGMALAGAGPVQLPAAGVRGVSRTLWLLDRSAAADVPPRSRSLR comes from the coding sequence ATGAGTGAGGCGAGTGTCGCCGTACACGCCGACGCCGACCTGCTGGCGCAGGCGGTGGCGGCCCGGCTGGTGGTGAAGCTGCTCGACGCGCAGGCGGACCGGGGTCAGGCGTCGGTGGTGCTGACCGGGGGGCGGATCGCCGCCGCGGTGTACCGGGCGGTGGGCGCGCTGCCGGCCCGGGACGCGGTCGACTGGTCGCGGGTGGACGTCTGGTGGGGCGACGAGCGGTTCCTGCCCGCCGGCGACCCGGAGCGCAACGAGACCCAGGCCCGGGCGGCGCTGCTGGACTCCGTGCCGCTGGACCCGGCCCGGGTGCACCCCATGCCGGCCTCCGACGGCCCGCTGGGCGCCGACCCGGAGGCCGGTGCCGCCGCGTACGCCGAGGAGCTGGCCCGGGCCGCGCGGCCCGGCCACGCCGCGCTCCCCCACTTCGACGTGCTGATGCTCGGCGTCGGCGAGGACGGGCACGTGGCGTCGGTCTTCCCCGAGCACCCGGTGCACTACGACAACCGGCCGGTCAGCGCGGTGCGGGGCAGCCCGAAGCCGCCGCCGCTGCGGACCACGCTCACCCTGCCGGCGATCAACACCGCCGAGGAGGTCTGGCTGGTGGCCAGCGGCGCCGACAAGGCCCGGGCGGTCGGCATGGCGCTGGCCGGGGCGGGCCCGGTGCAGCTGCCGGCGGCCGGCGTGCGGGGCGTGTCCCGTACCCTCTGGCTGCTGGACCGGTCGGCGGCGGCCGACGTGCCACCCCGGTCGCGCAGCCTGCGCTGA
- a CDS encoding glucose-6-phosphate dehydrogenase assembly protein OpcA gives MIGLWDTTGNEVVKALAAERRSAGGVASGMALTLIVVVDEKRVREAEAAATIAAAAHPCRLLVVVRTDVERERNRLDAEIVVGGRLGPGEAVVTRMYGRLALHAESVVMPLLVPDVPVVTWWHGEPPAEIATDFLGVVADRRITDTAQAADPVAALRQRARDYAPGDTDLAWTRITPWRTLVAGAFDTTEARVTAATVVAPRTDPTAALMRGWLTARLGIDPVWEHTDEYPRMREVQLRCANGDELTLTRDDNMAVFRRTGQEDRTLPLVRRPLGDELAEELRRLDADQVYAEALGAAAGISGLDQRPAGRVHVWKDPATAQRAEAGVTAHAGTSATP, from the coding sequence GTGATCGGCCTGTGGGACACCACCGGGAACGAGGTGGTCAAGGCGCTCGCCGCCGAGCGGCGCAGCGCGGGCGGGGTGGCCAGCGGCATGGCGCTGACCCTCATCGTGGTGGTGGACGAGAAGCGGGTCCGCGAGGCGGAGGCGGCGGCGACCATCGCCGCGGCGGCCCACCCGTGCCGGCTGCTGGTGGTCGTACGCACCGACGTGGAACGGGAGCGCAACCGGCTGGACGCGGAGATCGTCGTCGGCGGGCGGCTCGGCCCGGGCGAGGCGGTGGTGACCCGGATGTACGGCCGGCTGGCCCTGCACGCCGAGTCCGTGGTGATGCCGCTGCTGGTGCCGGACGTGCCGGTGGTGACCTGGTGGCACGGTGAGCCGCCGGCCGAGATCGCCACCGACTTCCTCGGCGTGGTCGCCGACCGGCGGATCACCGACACCGCGCAGGCGGCCGACCCGGTTGCCGCGCTGCGCCAGCGGGCCCGGGACTACGCCCCCGGCGACACCGACCTGGCGTGGACCCGGATCACCCCGTGGCGCACCCTGGTCGCCGGGGCGTTCGACACCACCGAGGCCCGGGTCACCGCGGCGACCGTGGTGGCGCCCCGCACCGACCCGACCGCGGCGCTGATGCGCGGCTGGCTGACCGCCCGGCTCGGCATCGACCCGGTGTGGGAGCACACCGACGAGTACCCGCGCATGCGCGAGGTGCAGCTGCGCTGCGCCAACGGCGACGAGCTGACGCTGACCCGCGACGACAACATGGCGGTGTTCCGCCGTACCGGTCAGGAGGACCGGACCCTGCCGCTGGTGCGCCGCCCGCTCGGCGACGAGCTGGCCGAGGAGCTGCGCCGGCTCGACGCCGACCAGGTGTACGCCGAGGCGCTGGGCGCGGCGGCCGGCATCTCCGGCCTGGACCAGCGGCCCGCCGGGCGGGTGCACGTCTGGAAGGACCCGGCGACCGCGCAGCGGGCCGAGGCCGGGGTCACCGCCCACGCCGGCACCAGCGCGACCCCCTGA
- the zwf gene encoding glucose-6-phosphate dehydrogenase, with translation MDYMDQTERGGGVNPLRDVQDRRLPRIPEPCALVIFGVTGDLARKKLLPAVYDLANRGLLPPGFMVLGFARRDWGDGDFESLAHDAAKKHARTPWREEVWSRLAGNIKFVGGSFDDDAAFDHLAATLDDLRDSHGIHGNAAFYFSIPPTAFPVVLKQLARTGMADNAKSGGWRRVVVEKPFGNDLPSAKELNDLVDDVFTRQDVFRIDHYLGKETVQNILALRFANNLFEPLWNSKYVDSVQITMAEDVGIGTRAGFYDSVGTARDVLQNHLLQLLALVAMEEPTSFDADEIRTEKLKVLKAITLPKDISRGTVRGQYLPGWVGGERALGYLEEEGVPEDSTTETYVAVELGIQNRRWAGVPFYIRAGKRLPRRVTEVAVVFKKAPHLPFNAADMESLGPNQLVIRVQPDEGVVLKFGSKVPGTTMEVRDIAMDFQYGEAFTESSPEAYERLVLDVLIGDRTLFPDAAEVEQSWQVVDPLEHAWAGTKPEPYRAGEWGPRAADEMLAREGRAWRRA, from the coding sequence ATGGACTACATGGACCAGACGGAGCGAGGAGGCGGCGTGAACCCGCTGCGCGACGTGCAGGACCGGCGACTGCCCCGGATCCCGGAGCCCTGCGCTCTGGTGATCTTCGGAGTCACCGGTGACCTGGCGCGCAAGAAGTTGCTGCCAGCGGTCTACGACCTGGCCAACCGGGGCCTGCTGCCGCCCGGGTTCATGGTGCTGGGCTTCGCCCGGCGGGACTGGGGCGACGGCGACTTCGAGTCGCTGGCCCACGACGCGGCCAAGAAGCACGCCCGTACCCCCTGGCGGGAGGAGGTCTGGTCGCGGCTCGCCGGCAACATCAAGTTTGTCGGTGGCTCGTTCGACGACGACGCCGCCTTCGACCACCTCGCCGCCACCCTCGACGACCTGCGGGACAGCCACGGCATCCACGGCAACGCCGCGTTCTACTTCTCCATCCCGCCGACGGCCTTCCCGGTGGTGCTCAAGCAACTGGCCCGCACCGGGATGGCCGACAACGCCAAGTCCGGCGGCTGGCGCCGGGTGGTGGTGGAGAAGCCGTTCGGCAACGACCTGCCGTCGGCCAAGGAGCTCAACGACCTGGTCGACGACGTCTTCACCCGTCAGGACGTCTTCCGGATCGACCACTACCTGGGCAAGGAGACGGTCCAGAACATCCTCGCCCTGCGGTTCGCCAACAACCTGTTCGAGCCGCTGTGGAACTCCAAGTACGTCGACTCGGTGCAGATCACCATGGCCGAGGACGTCGGCATCGGCACCCGGGCCGGCTTCTACGACTCCGTCGGCACCGCCCGGGACGTGCTCCAGAACCACCTCCTCCAGCTCCTCGCCCTGGTGGCGATGGAGGAACCGACCAGCTTCGACGCCGACGAGATCCGGACCGAGAAGCTGAAGGTGCTCAAGGCGATCACCCTGCCCAAGGACATCTCCCGGGGCACCGTGCGCGGGCAGTACCTGCCCGGCTGGGTCGGCGGCGAGCGGGCGCTCGGCTACCTGGAGGAGGAGGGCGTCCCGGAGGACTCGACCACCGAGACGTACGTCGCCGTGGAGCTGGGCATCCAGAACCGCCGCTGGGCGGGGGTGCCGTTCTACATCCGGGCCGGCAAGCGACTGCCCCGCCGGGTCACCGAGGTGGCGGTCGTGTTCAAGAAGGCGCCGCACCTGCCGTTCAACGCGGCCGACATGGAGTCGCTCGGCCCCAACCAGCTCGTCATCCGGGTGCAGCCCGACGAGGGCGTGGTGCTGAAGTTCGGCTCCAAGGTGCCGGGCACGACCATGGAGGTCCGGGACATCGCAATGGACTTCCAGTACGGCGAGGCGTTCACCGAGTCCAGCCCCGAGGCGTACGAGCGGCTGGTGCTGGACGTGCTGATCGGCGACCGGACGCTCTTCCCGGACGCCGCCGAGGTGGAGCAGAGCTGGCAGGTGGTGGACCCGCTGGAGCACGCCTGGGCGGGCACCAAGCCGGAGCCGTACCGGGCCGGCGAGTGGGGGCCCCGGGCGGCCGACGAGATGCTGGCGCGCGAGGGCCGCGCCTGGCGGCGGGCATGA
- a CDS encoding glucose-6-phosphate isomerase, which produces MGDLLAGPADVAAGLAVHGADAVDKSAPASVRDALAGRDVPARLAAGDPGLWGPAVQEEAKTRLGWLDTHRRSRELLPQLAELAAELADLDHVVLAGMGGSSLAAETITRTLGRPLTVLDTTDPGRVRAALADRLERTVVVVASKSGTTVETDSHRRAYWQAFLDAGMTEAEAARHFVVVTDPGSPLEATADEMGVVVLPADPQVGGRYAALTAFGLVPAALAGVEVTELLDDAEAVSAALGADRDNPGLALGAAIAAAATTGRDKVALVPDGTGLDGLGDWIEQLLAESTGKAGLGVLPVVVESPQAPGATGPDVLTVSHGGALAAGDVPGGGCEPDLAVNGPLGAQFLTWEYATAVAAVVLGVDPFDQPDVAASKDITRRILESGPPAQAPSSTEGAIEVYAPPGTPADLTGALRHLVDGAGDAGYLAVTAYLDRVDDAAAARLRPLLAQAAGRPVTFGWGPRYLHSTGQYHKGGPPVGSYLQLTGAVHVDLPVPGRPYSFGELQAAQAAGDRQALADRGRPVLRLHLTDRSAGLAQLLEAIGRWRA; this is translated from the coding sequence ATGGGTGACCTGCTGGCCGGCCCGGCGGATGTCGCCGCCGGGCTGGCCGTGCACGGCGCGGACGCGGTCGACAAGTCCGCGCCCGCGTCCGTGCGGGACGCGCTGGCCGGCCGGGACGTCCCGGCCCGGCTGGCCGCCGGGGACCCCGGACTCTGGGGGCCGGCCGTCCAGGAGGAGGCGAAGACCCGCCTCGGCTGGCTGGACACCCACCGCCGCAGCCGGGAGCTGCTCCCGCAGCTCGCCGAGCTGGCGGCGGAACTGGCCGACCTGGACCATGTGGTGCTGGCCGGGATGGGCGGTTCCTCGCTCGCCGCCGAGACCATCACGCGCACCCTGGGCCGGCCGCTGACCGTGCTCGACACCACCGACCCGGGCCGGGTCCGGGCGGCGTTGGCCGACCGGCTGGAGCGCACGGTGGTCGTGGTGGCCAGCAAGTCCGGCACGACGGTGGAGACCGACAGCCACCGCCGGGCGTACTGGCAGGCGTTCCTGGACGCCGGGATGACCGAGGCCGAGGCGGCCCGGCACTTCGTGGTGGTCACCGACCCGGGCTCCCCGCTGGAGGCGACCGCCGACGAGATGGGCGTGGTGGTCCTGCCGGCCGACCCGCAGGTGGGCGGGCGGTACGCGGCGCTGACCGCGTTCGGCCTGGTCCCCGCCGCGCTGGCCGGGGTGGAGGTCACCGAGCTGCTGGACGACGCCGAGGCGGTGTCGGCCGCGCTGGGCGCCGACCGGGACAATCCGGGCCTGGCGCTCGGGGCGGCGATCGCCGCGGCGGCCACCACCGGCCGGGACAAGGTCGCCCTGGTCCCCGACGGCACCGGCCTGGACGGCCTGGGCGACTGGATCGAGCAGCTGCTCGCCGAGTCGACCGGCAAGGCCGGGCTCGGCGTCCTGCCCGTGGTGGTGGAGTCCCCGCAGGCGCCGGGGGCGACCGGACCGGACGTGCTGACCGTCAGCCACGGTGGCGCGCTGGCCGCCGGGGACGTCCCCGGCGGCGGCTGCGAACCCGACCTGGCGGTGAACGGCCCCCTCGGGGCCCAGTTCCTGACCTGGGAGTACGCGACCGCGGTCGCGGCGGTGGTGCTCGGCGTCGACCCGTTCGACCAGCCGGACGTCGCCGCGAGCAAGGACATCACCCGGCGGATCCTGGAATCCGGACCGCCGGCGCAGGCGCCCTCGTCCACCGAGGGCGCGATCGAGGTGTACGCCCCGCCGGGCACGCCCGCCGATCTCACCGGCGCGCTGCGCCACCTGGTGGACGGCGCCGGTGACGCGGGCTACCTCGCCGTGACGGCGTACCTGGACCGGGTGGACGACGCGGCGGCGGCACGGCTGCGGCCGCTGCTGGCACAGGCCGCCGGGCGGCCGGTCACCTTCGGCTGGGGCCCCCGGTACCTGCACTCCACCGGGCAGTACCACAAGGGCGGCCCGCCGGTCGGCAGCTACCTTCAGCTCACCGGCGCGGTGCACGTTGATCTCCCGGTACCGGGTCGGCCGTACTCCTTCGGGGAGCTGCAGGCGGCGCAGGCCGCCGGCGACCGGCAGGCGCTGGCCGACCGGGGCCGACCCGTGCTACGCCTGCACCTGACCGACAGGTCGGCGGGCCTGGCCCAGCTGCTGGAAGCGATCGGACGATGGCGGGCGTGA
- the tal gene encoding transaldolase — protein MTDRLGELSAAGVAIWLDDLSRTRLSSGGLDQLRREKHLVGVTSNPTIFAKALSDADEYNWQLKDLAIRGVDVEESVRMLTTYDVRWACDVMRPAYDASGGVDGRVSIEVDPRLAHEAEKTVAEAGALWWLIDRPNLFIKIPATEAGLPAITATLAQGISVNVTLIFGLDRYSQVMEAFLAGLEQAKANGHDLSKIGSVASFFVSRVDTEVDKRLDRMAGEAADAAGKERALGLKGRAAVANARLAYERYGKVFSSDRWQVLADAGAHPQRPLWASTSTKNPDYRDVIYVEELIAPGTVNTMPESVIHAYADHGETRGGDTITGAYDEARKVFTDLESVGVDMSDVILTLEREGVEKFEASWLELLDGVRRSLTAAAQGTGAPNKAAKGSAQAAEQAGGNA, from the coding sequence ATGACGGACAGGCTGGGTGAGCTCAGCGCCGCGGGTGTGGCGATCTGGCTCGACGATCTTTCCCGGACGCGACTGAGCTCCGGCGGGCTGGACCAGCTGCGCCGGGAGAAGCACCTGGTCGGGGTGACGTCCAACCCGACCATCTTCGCCAAGGCGCTGAGCGACGCGGACGAGTACAACTGGCAACTGAAGGACCTCGCCATCCGTGGGGTGGACGTCGAGGAATCCGTCCGCATGCTGACCACGTACGACGTGCGGTGGGCCTGTGACGTGATGCGGCCGGCGTACGACGCGAGCGGGGGTGTCGACGGCCGGGTCTCCATCGAGGTGGACCCGCGGCTGGCCCACGAGGCGGAGAAGACGGTCGCCGAGGCCGGGGCGCTGTGGTGGCTGATCGACCGACCCAACCTCTTCATCAAGATCCCGGCCACCGAGGCGGGGCTGCCGGCGATCACCGCGACCCTCGCTCAGGGGATCAGCGTGAACGTGACGCTGATCTTCGGCCTGGACCGCTACTCGCAGGTGATGGAGGCGTTCCTGGCCGGTCTGGAGCAGGCGAAGGCGAACGGCCACGACCTGTCCAAGATCGGGTCGGTGGCGTCGTTCTTCGTCTCCCGGGTCGACACCGAGGTCGACAAGCGATTGGATCGCATGGCCGGCGAGGCCGCGGACGCGGCAGGCAAAGAGCGCGCGCTGGGACTGAAGGGCCGGGCGGCGGTCGCCAACGCCCGGCTGGCGTACGAGCGCTACGGCAAGGTCTTCTCCTCCGACCGGTGGCAGGTCCTGGCCGACGCGGGCGCCCACCCGCAGCGGCCGCTGTGGGCGTCCACCTCGACGAAGAACCCGGACTACCGGGATGTCATCTACGTCGAGGAGCTGATCGCCCCCGGCACGGTCAACACCATGCCGGAGTCGGTCATCCACGCCTACGCCGACCACGGCGAGACCCGGGGCGGCGACACCATCACCGGGGCGTACGACGAGGCCCGCAAGGTCTTCACCGACCTGGAGTCGGTGGGCGTCGACATGTCCGACGTGATCCTCACCCTGGAGCGGGAGGGCGTGGAGAAGTTCGAGGCCAGCTGGCTGGAGCTGCTCGACGGGGTGCGCAGGTCGCTCACCGCCGCCGCGCAGGGCACCGGCGCCCCCAACAAGGCCGCCAAGGGCAGCGCGCAGGCCGCCGAGCAGGCCGGGGGCAACGCGTGA
- the tkt gene encoding transketolase, translated as MAANRPEHPALNWTDLDRRAVDTVRVLAMDAVEKSGNGHPGTAMSLAPAAYLLFNRVMRHNPADPNWPGRDRFVLSAGHSSLTLYIQLFLSGYPLALEDLQSLRQWGSLTPGHPEHGHTPGVETTTGPLGQGLGNAVGMAMAARRERGLFDPESEPGGSVFDHDIWCIASDGDIEEGISHEVSSLAGHQQLGNLTVIYDDNEISIEDDTRIAKSEDVAARYEAYGWHVQTVDWRTGDADQGDYHEDVAALHQALLAAKAETGRPSFIALRTIIGWPAPNKKNTGKIHGSALGADEVAATKQLLGFDPAQSFEVDEEVLGHARQVMGRGEAAQREWTTAFDAWSQANPERKALRERMAGRVLPQGWTEALPTFPADAKGVATRAASGKVLEALAPVLPELWGGSADLAESNNTTMKGEPSFIPATHATKDFPGHEYGRTLHFGIREHAMGAILNGIALHGGTRPYGGTFLVFSDYMRPSVRLAALMKLPVVYVWTHDSIGLGEDGPTHQPVEHLTALRAIPGLDVVRPADANETVWAWRQALEHTDRPTALALSRQALPTLDRATLGSAEGVAKGGYVLAEASTGKPQVIIVGTGSEVQLCLTARERLEADGTPTRVVSMPCQEWFYEQDEAYRESVLPRGVKARVSVEAGIAMSWRGIVGECGESVSLEHYGASAPHTVLFEQFGFTPDRIVAAAHAALTRVGDITGFTTGN; from the coding sequence GTGGCTGCCAACCGACCCGAGCACCCCGCACTCAACTGGACCGACCTCGACCGCCGGGCCGTCGACACCGTCCGCGTGCTGGCCATGGACGCCGTGGAGAAATCCGGCAACGGCCACCCGGGCACCGCGATGAGCCTCGCGCCCGCGGCGTACCTGCTCTTCAACCGGGTGATGCGCCACAACCCGGCCGACCCGAACTGGCCCGGCCGGGACCGCTTCGTCCTCTCCGCCGGGCACTCCAGCCTGACCCTCTACATCCAGCTCTTCCTCTCCGGCTACCCCCTCGCCCTGGAGGACCTGCAGTCGCTGCGGCAGTGGGGCTCGCTCACCCCCGGGCACCCGGAGCACGGGCACACCCCCGGCGTGGAGACCACCACCGGCCCGCTCGGCCAGGGCCTGGGCAACGCGGTCGGCATGGCGATGGCCGCCCGCCGCGAGCGGGGCCTGTTCGACCCGGAGAGCGAGCCGGGCGGCTCGGTCTTCGACCACGACATCTGGTGCATCGCCTCCGACGGGGACATCGAGGAGGGCATCAGCCACGAGGTCAGCTCCCTCGCCGGGCACCAGCAGCTCGGCAACCTCACGGTGATCTACGACGACAACGAGATCTCCATCGAGGACGACACCCGGATCGCCAAGAGCGAGGACGTGGCGGCCCGCTACGAGGCGTATGGCTGGCACGTGCAGACCGTCGACTGGCGGACGGGCGACGCCGACCAGGGCGACTACCACGAGGACGTGGCGGCGCTCCACCAGGCGCTGCTGGCCGCCAAGGCGGAGACCGGGCGTCCCTCCTTCATCGCGCTGCGCACCATCATCGGCTGGCCCGCGCCCAACAAGAAGAACACCGGCAAGATCCACGGTTCGGCGCTCGGCGCCGACGAGGTGGCCGCCACCAAGCAGCTGCTCGGCTTCGACCCGGCGCAGAGCTTCGAGGTCGATGAGGAGGTGCTGGGCCACGCCCGCCAGGTGATGGGCCGCGGCGAGGCCGCCCAGCGGGAGTGGACGACCGCGTTCGACGCCTGGTCGCAGGCCAACCCCGAGCGCAAGGCGCTCCGGGAGCGGATGGCCGGCCGGGTGCTGCCGCAGGGCTGGACCGAGGCCCTGCCGACCTTCCCCGCCGACGCCAAGGGCGTCGCCACCCGGGCCGCCTCCGGCAAGGTGCTGGAGGCGCTCGCCCCGGTGCTGCCGGAGCTCTGGGGCGGCTCGGCCGACCTGGCGGAGAGCAACAACACCACCATGAAGGGCGAGCCGTCGTTCATCCCGGCCACCCACGCCACCAAGGACTTCCCGGGCCACGAGTACGGCCGCACGCTGCACTTCGGCATCCGTGAGCACGCCATGGGAGCGATCCTCAACGGCATCGCCCTGCACGGCGGCACCCGCCCGTACGGCGGCACCTTCCTGGTGTTCAGCGACTACATGCGCCCCTCTGTCCGGCTGGCGGCGCTGATGAAGCTGCCGGTGGTCTACGTCTGGACGCACGACTCGATCGGCCTGGGCGAGGACGGCCCGACCCACCAGCCGGTGGAGCACCTGACCGCGCTGCGGGCCATCCCCGGCCTGGACGTGGTCCGCCCGGCGGACGCCAACGAGACCGTCTGGGCCTGGCGGCAGGCGCTGGAGCACACCGACCGGCCGACCGCGCTGGCGCTGAGCCGTCAGGCGCTGCCGACGCTGGACCGGGCGACGCTGGGCAGCGCCGAGGGCGTCGCCAAGGGCGGCTACGTGCTGGCCGAGGCGTCCACCGGCAAGCCGCAGGTGATCATCGTCGGCACCGGCTCGGAGGTGCAGCTCTGCCTCACCGCCCGGGAGCGGCTGGAGGCGGACGGCACCCCCACCCGGGTCGTCTCGATGCCCTGCCAGGAGTGGTTCTACGAGCAGGACGAGGCGTACCGGGAGTCGGTGCTGCCGCGCGGGGTAAAGGCACGGGTGAGCGTGGAGGCGGGGATCGCCATGTCCTGGCGCGGGATCGTCGGCGAGTGCGGCGAGAGCGTCAGCCTGGAGCACTACGGCGCGAGCGCCCCGCACACCGTGCTCTTCGAGCAGTTCGGGTTCACCCCCGACCGGATCGTGGCCGCCGCGCACGCGGCGCTGACCCGGGTGGGCGACATCACCGGTTTCACGACCGGCAACTGA
- a CDS encoding heme o synthase, producing MSMITERPVSNSAGQPPVRTVVAEPARRDVRAVVAAYVALTKPRIVELLLVTTVPAMMLADGGLPSLWLVAVVLVGGSLAAGAASVINCYIDRDIDQLMRRTKRRPLPAHTVSPRNALVFGLVLAVVSVVLMAAFTNLLAAGLTLAAIVYYDVVYTLWLKRTTPTNTVWGGACGAAPVLIGWAAVTGSLAPQAWVLFGVVFFWQMPHFYPLAMKYKDDYARAGIPMLPVVASARRVNAEILTFAWITVLLSLALWPMGMSPIYGVPTLVVGGIFVVEAHRLCRRVTRGEAVKPMRLFHWSTTYLTILFAAVALDALI from the coding sequence GTGAGCATGATCACCGAGCGCCCCGTCAGCAACTCTGCCGGGCAGCCGCCGGTGCGCACGGTGGTCGCGGAGCCGGCCCGCCGCGACGTCCGGGCGGTCGTCGCCGCGTACGTCGCGCTGACCAAGCCCCGCATCGTCGAGCTGCTGCTGGTCACCACGGTGCCGGCGATGATGCTCGCCGACGGCGGCCTGCCGTCGTTGTGGCTGGTGGCCGTGGTCCTGGTCGGCGGCTCGCTCGCGGCCGGCGCGGCGAGCGTGATCAACTGCTACATCGACCGGGACATCGACCAGCTGATGCGGCGGACGAAGCGCCGCCCGCTGCCGGCGCACACCGTCTCGCCGCGCAACGCGCTCGTCTTCGGCCTGGTGCTGGCGGTGGTGTCGGTGGTCCTGATGGCCGCCTTCACCAACCTGCTGGCGGCCGGGCTGACCCTGGCGGCGATCGTCTACTACGACGTCGTCTACACGCTCTGGCTCAAGCGGACCACCCCGACGAACACCGTCTGGGGCGGCGCCTGCGGGGCGGCCCCGGTGCTGATCGGCTGGGCGGCGGTGACCGGCTCGCTGGCGCCGCAGGCGTGGGTGCTCTTCGGCGTGGTCTTCTTCTGGCAGATGCCGCACTTCTATCCCCTGGCGATGAAGTACAAGGACGACTACGCCCGGGCGGGCATCCCGATGCTGCCGGTGGTGGCCTCGGCCCGCCGGGTCAACGCCGAGATCCTGACCTTCGCGTGGATCACCGTGCTGCTCTCGCTGGCGCTGTGGCCGATGGGGATGAGCCCGATCTACGGTGTGCCGACCCTGGTGGTGGGCGGGATCTTCGTGGTCGAGGCGCACCGGCTCTGCCGCCGGGTGACCCGGGGCGAGGCCGTCAAGCCGATGCGGCTGTTCCACTGGTCGACGACCTACCTGACCATCCTCTTCGCCGCCGTCGCCCTCGACGCGCTGATCTGA
- a CDS encoding ATP-grasp domain-containing protein codes for MTNHHQSTRGEPRVALVTCDRLADLDPDDRLVLAPLAARGVTAEVAVWDDPRVDWAGYDLVVLRSPWDYALRRDEFVAWAQSVPALVNPADVVRWNTDKRYLGELSAAGVPVVPTSWVAPGESWRPPADAGEYVIKPAVSAGSQDTGRYDLADPGHRELAAAHVRRLSDAGRLTMVQPYLHAVDTAGETALLFVAGPRGLAFSHAIRKGAMLDGPDLGVEGLYKPEEISARTAGADQLAVAERVLAEVPGGSERLLYARVDLIPGPDGAPVLVELELTEPSLFLGYADGAPDRLADAILTHLPH; via the coding sequence TTGACCAACCACCACCAGTCGACCCGGGGGGAACCCCGGGTCGCTCTCGTCACCTGTGACCGGCTCGCCGACCTCGACCCGGACGACCGACTCGTACTCGCCCCGCTCGCCGCCCGCGGCGTCACCGCCGAGGTGGCCGTCTGGGACGACCCGCGGGTCGACTGGGCCGGGTACGACCTGGTCGTGCTCCGCTCACCCTGGGACTACGCGCTGCGCCGCGACGAGTTCGTCGCCTGGGCGCAGAGCGTGCCGGCCCTGGTCAACCCCGCCGACGTGGTCCGCTGGAACACCGACAAGCGCTACCTGGGCGAGTTGTCGGCGGCCGGCGTGCCGGTCGTGCCGACCTCCTGGGTGGCGCCGGGGGAGTCCTGGCGACCGCCCGCCGACGCCGGCGAGTACGTCATCAAGCCTGCGGTCAGCGCCGGCAGCCAGGACACCGGCCGCTATGACCTGGCCGACCCGGGGCACCGCGAGCTGGCCGCCGCGCACGTGCGGCGGCTGTCGGACGCCGGCCGGCTGACCATGGTGCAGCCGTATCTCCACGCCGTGGACACGGCCGGTGAGACGGCGCTGCTGTTCGTGGCCGGCCCGCGGGGGCTGGCGTTCAGCCACGCGATCCGCAAGGGCGCGATGCTGGACGGTCCGGATCTCGGCGTGGAAGGGCTCTACAAGCCCGAGGAGATCAGCGCCCGCACCGCCGGTGCCGACCAACTGGCCGTCGCGGAGCGGGTCCTGGCCGAGGTGCCGGGCGGGTCCGAGCGCCTGCTCTACGCCCGGGTGGACCTGATCCCCGGGCCGGACGGCGCGCCCGTCCTGGTGGAGCTGGAGCTGACCGAGCCGTCGCTCTTCCTCGGGTACGCCGACGGCGCCCCCGACCGCCTCGCCGACGCCATCCTCACCCACCTGCCCCACTAA